Proteins co-encoded in one Scatophagus argus isolate fScaArg1 chromosome 11, fScaArg1.pri, whole genome shotgun sequence genomic window:
- the rprma gene encoding protein reprimo A, whose translation MNNTFFNQTEGGLLNKTEEFFCCNFSSVVTDNGFVAAAPDERSLFIMRVVQIAVMCVLSLTVVFGIFFLGCNLLIKSEGMINFLVTDRRPSKETEAVIVGAY comes from the coding sequence ATGAATAACACCTTCTTCAACCAAACGGAGGGAGGACTGCTCAACAAGACGGAGGAGTTTTTCTGCTGCAACTTTTCATCCGTGGTGACTGATAATGGCTTTGTGGCCGCCGCTCCGGATGAGAGGAGCCTCTTCATCATGAGAGTGGTCCAAATAGCCGTCATGTGCGTATTGTCCCTCACGGTGGTGTTTGGCATATTTTTCTTGGGTTGCAACCTTCTCATAAAGTCAGAGGGGATGATTAACTTTTTAGTAACGGACAGGAGACCATCAAAAGAAACGGAGGCGGTCATTGTCGGAGCCTACTGA